A stretch of Apis cerana isolate GH-2021 linkage group LG1, AcerK_1.0, whole genome shotgun sequence DNA encodes these proteins:
- the LOC107994695 gene encoding protein Daple translates to MASSEIDDLLSGPLVTWFASCLEDPNSLTSYDDLVGGVLLHNVFLQIDPEPLYNEVIPPEGNPLIRTKNLKVIVDNMKQFYEEELGHLLLKLPDTVNLGKEPQLYIAEMKLLLLLLLGCAVQCPNKEKFITNIKTLNVDTQLAIVECIKQVTDHQDIVITQDAMENVNMGYLFTEIKNMSQELDLYRQKWRDTIINESVERNDSSINVEAEEINKVQQSNPVIKSEREENHHYAVELADWKSKVRKQRQELEEKTEALLECKEELEYHKILVTKLKQENQELMHEARTAKSYRDELDAVIERADRADRLELEVVRYREKLTDIEFYKTRIEELREDNRVLMDTREMLEDQLNSSRRRADKVLELESEIIKYKQLLNDMALERAADKEKYQELVEENTQLHKLTKAAANEAALSSSISDSEEPAHADNRLSEQLTNNAQTRALKLELENRRLVTLIDSLKESSFHENSSRVLELEKEKKKLSLKIESLNDNIERLTQQNSDLELVWKQALEENKKLQNSLKNQRASSEKQQQEFQTQHTKMIELEKNYDIAVKEKQRVQSLLESVQRRADDLERSLELANQKIEELKIIENNIKEINSKCLDLESKLVAVEKEKDIAQRDIHRYRETIEDKDVALDKATNTIEVLERKITQLEQELHDSVTQISRLQEIERSSKELDSRAAIDRETLEILQSNLVAEKLNTQQLCTVLEKLGLSDNMLLSLPLDNIIKKIAQIPEVIDYILKSNNSCSNEKLVPESINSENTVTSSIHNTLEATVESLKKEQEHLNMKLITAQTASESFLSENAKLQVQITTLQSQNNSLTAQHTALQLANSQLVAEKEELLKERSAQQQAHTQLLHDQVTLQSLHEQLNNEYENLFHEHDALKSNLRDVKNEIRMLRESYEGLKGRNKILQTEKESLVSDAKSLNNLRGEHSKLKDDFRNLYTATEKLKMEYRNLQEDYRKNKIETNRLSLKLTEMQGELSSRDERCSNLEFQINTLNQRCEMLLHMNSGLDNDRRSLMDHISLLFSQYHELLTHSLEDKEHYHMEEKMYTDKVNHLYRQKEKLEDKIMEHYRKLESCTPKKKGFGANFVRRVRKVGSEFLNKNRRSWAEDSKHSEGKTYESESGGNDSDASTEDHRIAGSTRGLGSDALSLGHPGTRRTVYYTDDSPPPSSTLPEQGDDRRSILLEQTSRSEVQVEPRPVLIYNKVSAVINESKNLNNSGMKNVGQEETMMETPVDKDSKTGNQVWYEYGCV, encoded by the exons atggCATCTTCTGAAATTGATGATTTATTGTCTGGGCCTTTAGTAACATGg TTTGCTAGTTGCTTAGAGGATCCTAATTCATTGACTAGTTATGATGATTTAGTGGGTGGTGTATTATTACACAATGTATTTTTGCAAAT agatCCAGAACCACTATATAATGAAGTTATACCTCCAGAAGGAAATCCATTAATTcgcacaaaaaatttaaaagttattgtagataatatgaaacaattttatgaaGAAGAATTAGGTCACTTACTTCTAAAGTTACCAGATACTGTGAACTTAGGCAAAGAACcacaattatatattgctgaaatgaaattattattattattactcctTGGTTGTGCTGTTCAATGtcctaataaagaaaaatttattacaaatataaaaacattaaatgttGATACTCAGCTTGCAATAGTAGAATGTATTAAACAA GTTACAGATCATCAAGATATAGTTATCACTCAAGATGCAATGGAGAATGTAAATATGggatatttatttacagaaataaaaaatatgtctcaagaattagatttatatcgTCAg aaATGGAGAGatactattataaatgaaagtgTTGAAAGAAATGATTCATCAATTAATGTTGAAgctgaagaaataaataaagtacaaCAATCTAATCCTGTTATTAAATCAGAACGAGAAGAAAATCATCATTATGCAGTTGAATTGGCTGATTGGAAATCAAAAGTTAGAAAACAACGTCAAGAatt agaagaaaaaacagaaGCATTGTTGGAATGTAAAGAAGAACTTgagtatcataaaatattagtaaCTAAATTAAAGCAAGag aatcaagAATTGATGCATGAAGCACGCACAGCAAAATCTTATAGAGATGAATTAGATGCTGTAATTGAAAGAGCAGATCGTGCTGATCGATTGGAATTAGAAGTAGTAAGATATAGAGAGAAACTGAcagatatagaattttataaaacacgtATAGAGGAATTACGTGAAGATAATAG agttTTAATGGATACTAGAGAAATGCTTGAAGATCAATTAAATTCATCGAGAAGAAGGGCGGATAAAGTATTGGAACTTGaatctgaaattattaaatacaaacaaTTATTGAATGACATGGCATTA gaACGTGCGgctgataaagaaaaatatcaagaattagTTGAAGAAAATACTCAATtgcataaattaacaaaagctGCTGCAAATGAAGCTGCCTTATCTAGCTCTATAAGTGATTCTGAAGAACcag cacATGCTGATAACAGATTATCTGaacaattaacaaataatgcaCAAACACGAGCTCTAAAATTAGAATTGGAAAATCGTCGATTGGTTACTTTAATAGattctttaaaagaaagttcatttcatgaaaattcatCTCGTGTATtggaattagaaaaagaaaaaaagaaattatctttaaaaattgagtCATTAAATGACAATATTGAAAGATTGACTCAACAAAATTCAGACTTGGAATTAGTATGGAAACAAGCAttagaggaaaataaaaaattacaaaattcattaaaaaatcagaGAGCATCATCTGAGAAACAACAACAAGAATTTCAa actCAACAtacaaaaatgatagaattggaaaaaaattatgacatAGCGGTGAAAGAAAAACAACGTGTTCAATCTTTATTAGAAAGCGTTCAAAGACGAGCAGATGATTTAGAACGTAGTTTAGAACTTGcgaatcaaaaaattgaagaattaaaaattatcgaaaataatataaaagaaattaattctaaatgtcTTGATCTTGAATCAAAACTTGTGGcagtagaaaaagaaaaagatatagcACAACGCGATATTCATCGATATCGAGAAACGATAGaa GATAAGGATGTTGCATTGGATAAAGCAACAAATACTATTGAggttttagaaagaaaaataacacaaCTTGAACAGGAACTTCATGATTCTGTTACACAAATTTCAAG GTtacaagaaattgaaagatCTAGTAAAGAATTAGATTCACGAGCGGCGATCGATAGGGAAACGTTAGAAATTTTACAGTCGAATTTAGTagctgaaaaattgaatactcAACAACTATGTACAGTTTTAGAAAAGCTTGGTCTCAGtgataatatgttattatctCTTCCAttggataatattattaaaaa aaTTGCACAAATTCCGGaggttattgattatatattgaaatcaaataattcctgttctaatgaaaaattagtACCTGAGTCTATAAATTCCGAAAATACTGTAACTAGCAGTATTCATAATACATTAGAAGCGACAGTAGAATCACTTaaa aaagaacaagaacatttaaatatgaaattaattactgCACAAACAGCATCAGAAAgttttttatctgaaaatgCGAAACTTCAAGTACAGATAACAACATTACAATcccaaaataattctttaacagCACAACATACAGCATTGCAATTGGCAAATTCGCAACTTGTTGCTGAAAAAGAAgag ttattaaaaGAACGAAGCGCACAACAACAAGCACACACACAACTTCTTCATGATCAAGTCACTTTGCAATCATTGCatgaacaattaaataatgaatatgaaaatttattccatgAACATGATGctttgaaatcaaatttacgagatgtaaaaaatgaaattagaatgTTACGCGAATCTTATGAAGGgttaaaaggaagaaataagaTATTGCAAACTGAAAAAGAATCATTGGTCAGTGATgcgaaaagtttaaataatttaagaggAGAACATTCAAAACTCAag gatgattttagaaatttgtaCACTGCTacagagaaattgaaaatggaatatagaaatttacagGAAGATTatcggaaaaataaaattgaaacaaatcgattaagtttaaaattaacagaaaTGCAAGGTGAACTTAGCAGCAGAGATGAAAGATGTTcgaatttagaatttcaaatcaatacATTAAATCAACGATGTGAg atgcTATTACATATGAATTCCGGCTTAGATAATGATAGACGATCATTAATGGATCATATTAGTTTATTGTTTAGTCAATATCATGAACTCTTAACTCATTCACTTGAAGATAAAGAACATTATCATATGGAAGAGAAAATGTACAc ggATAAAGTGAATCATCTATAtaggcaaaaagaaaaattggaagataAGATTATGGaacattatagaaaattagaaagttGCACTCCAAAAAA aaaaggaTTTGGAGCTAATTTTGTGCGAAGAGTTCGGAAAGTTGGGTCTGAGTTCCTTAATAAG aatcgaCGATCTTGGGCGGAAGATTCCAAACACTCAGAAGGAAAAACTTATGAATCAGAATCTGGTGGAAATGATTCCGATGCTAGTACAGAAGATCATCGCATAGCag gatCAACTAGAGGTCTTGGATCGGATGCATTGTCTCTTGGTCATCCAGGAACTAGAAGAACAGTATATTATACTGATGATTCTCCACCACCATCAAGTACATTACCA GAACAGGGAGACGATAGACgttctatattattagaacAAACTTCAAGATCGGAAGTGCAAGTAGAACCACGACCGGTTCTGATATACAATAAAGTATCAGCAGTTataaatgaatcaaaaaatcttaataatagcGGAATGAAGAATGTAGGACAAGAGGAAACAATGATGGAAACGCCTGTGGATAAAGATTCAAAAACAGGCAATCAAGTATGGTACGAATATGGTTgtgtatga